In a single window of the Metopolophium dirhodum isolate CAU chromosome 2, ASM1992520v1, whole genome shotgun sequence genome:
- the LOC132939125 gene encoding zinc finger protein OZF-like — MGVVKKNKTVVRKSPRQHQCKYCYKIFPFPNVLKKHYRVHTGERPYECDLCGNRFTHQNTLKNHKMCIHNCGREEDFTCGHCDKKFPIKERLIEHVRIHTGYYPHRCDKCLKSFTRASQLWQHARSHNKQYTLECAICHQLFACRSVLRGHMKRHMGQNDYVCEVCGKAFLRRDGLTKHLSSYHNNIRAFTCKICNKQFKGHMIQHLRTHRHEKPYECKSCDARFVQRSQLTVHERRHSGEKPYPCPVCKVSFAHSTAMKMHVRRHTGEKPFKCLVCTNTAFTQLPHLKKHMLTIHKTDKPYLCVKCNSYFKTKTQIITHEETCSPKQETKEFIAPGMALDRMRMLLAVLLIRISTTERLNALGFGKRLIDLVLCDSIENSGRSPFRGNGQSENDLLKKNIEILLDWTVPKMYMDRFKSERRTTEEILEELTS, encoded by the exons AAGATTTTCCCATTTCCCAACGTGTTGAAAAAGCATTACAGGGTCCATACTGGTGAACGACCATATGAGTGTGATTTATGTGGAAACAGATTTACACACCAGAATACTTTAAAAAACCATAAGATGTGCATTCACAATTGTGGTCGGGAAGAAGATTTTACTTGTGGTCATTGTGACAAAAAGTTTCCAATCAAAGAACGACTTATTGAACATGTGCGCATTCATACCGGATATTATCCTCACag atgcGACAAATGCTTAAAATCCTTCACACGAGCCAGTCAACTATGGCAACATGCGCGTTCTCATAACAAACAATATACACTAGAATGTGCAATATGTCATCAATTATTTGCTTGTCGTTCAGTTCTACGTGGCCATATGAAACGGCATATGGGACAAAATGATTATGTGTGTGAAGTGTGTGGAAAAGCATTTTTACGTAGGGATGGTCTAACTAAACATCTATCTagctatcataataatatcagagCATTTACATGTAAAATTTGCAATAAACAGTTTAAAGGACATATGATACAACATTTGAGGACACATCGTCATGAAAAGCCTTATGAATGTAAAAGTTGTGATGCTCGTTTTGTACAACGTTCTCAACTGACAGTACATGAGAGAAGACATAGTGGAGAAAAACCTTATCCATGTCCAGTATGTAAGGTGTCCTTTGCACATTCAACAGCTATGAAAATGCATGTGAGACGTCATACTGGTGAAAAACCATTCAAATGTCTTGTTTGTACCAATACAGCTTTTACACAACTaccacatttaaaaaaacatatgttaACCATACACAAAACAGACAAACCATACTTGTGTGTTAAGTGTAATtcatatttcaaaacaaaaactcAAATAATAACTCATGAAGAAACATGTTCACCAAAACAAGAAACAAAAGAATTTATTGCTCCTGGTATGGCTTTGGACCGAATGCGTATGTTATTAGCAGTTTTACTGATACGCATATCAACTACTGAACGCTTAAATGCATTAGGGTTTGGAAAAAGACTTATTGATTTGGTATTATGTGATTCTATTGAAAATTCTGGCCGTAGTCCTTTCCGCGGTAATGGTCAAAGTGAAAATGATTTGTTGAAAaagaatattgaaatattattagacTGGACTGTCCCAAAAATGTATATGGATCGGTTCAAAAGTGAAAGACGTACAACTGAAGAAATTTTAGAGGAACTAACATCATGa